A region of Thermovibrio ammonificans HB-1 DNA encodes the following proteins:
- a CDS encoding class I SAM-dependent rRNA methyltransferase has product MLQVSVKKGKEKRIRGFHPWVYKNDILSFSRKPKPGELCTVRDYRGAFLAKGYINPDSYIAIRLLTFKKEEEIDLEFFKRRIKEALDYRRAVVPENCTAFRLIHSEADYLPGLIVDYYSGYLVIQVTTLGMEILKEQVAKALVEVVKPKGIYEKSTVQTRELEGLPLVEQPLYGDIPERVVILENGIKFNVQIVGGQKTGYFLDQRENKLLFATEFVKEGDRVLDAFCHLGGFGIHAAVIGKAGEVVAVDSSQLALDLARENAALNGVEEKFTFVKGDAFKVLKEMSLWGEKFDSIVIDPPAFAKSKKVLEQAKKGYKELFLRGLKMLKPGGNIVVCSCSHHVTPPILEEILLSAAYDTRTPLKVLYTTYQAKDHPFVLQIPESRYLKCIFAKSFPWEI; this is encoded by the coding sequence ATGCTTCAAGTATCGGTGAAAAAGGGAAAAGAGAAGCGTATAAGAGGGTTCCACCCTTGGGTCTATAAAAACGACATACTCTCCTTCTCCCGAAAGCCCAAGCCGGGCGAGCTCTGCACAGTCAGAGACTACAGAGGTGCGTTCCTCGCAAAGGGCTACATAAACCCCGACAGCTACATAGCGATTCGACTCCTCACCTTTAAGAAGGAAGAAGAGATAGACCTTGAGTTCTTCAAAAGGCGCATAAAAGAGGCACTCGACTACAGGCGAGCAGTCGTTCCGGAAAACTGTACGGCCTTCAGGCTGATTCACTCTGAAGCCGACTACCTACCCGGCCTCATAGTAGACTACTACAGCGGATACCTGGTCATCCAGGTTACCACCTTGGGAATGGAGATACTTAAAGAACAAGTAGCTAAAGCCTTAGTAGAAGTAGTAAAACCGAAAGGAATATACGAAAAATCAACCGTCCAAACCAGGGAGCTCGAAGGGCTACCCCTCGTTGAACAGCCGCTCTACGGAGACATTCCCGAAAGGGTTGTGATTCTGGAAAACGGCATAAAGTTTAACGTCCAGATAGTGGGCGGCCAGAAAACCGGCTACTTCCTCGACCAGAGGGAGAACAAGCTCCTCTTTGCCACAGAGTTCGTGAAGGAGGGAGACAGAGTACTGGACGCCTTCTGCCACCTGGGAGGTTTCGGAATTCACGCGGCGGTCATAGGAAAGGCCGGTGAAGTGGTGGCAGTAGACAGCTCCCAGCTGGCACTCGACCTTGCAAGGGAGAACGCCGCCCTCAACGGGGTTGAAGAGAAGTTCACCTTCGTTAAGGGAGATGCCTTTAAGGTTCTGAAGGAGATGAGCCTTTGGGGGGAGAAGTTCGACTCGATAGTTATAGACCCTCCGGCCTTTGCAAAGAGCAAGAAGGTCCTTGAGCAGGCTAAGAAAGGCTATAAGGAGCTCTTTTTAAGGGGACTGAAAATGCTCAAACCCGGCGGGAACATAGTGGTCTGTTCGTGCTCCCACCACGTAACGCCGCCGATACTCGAAGAGATCCTGCTCTCTGCAGCCTACGATACGAGAACCCCCTTAAAAGTCCTTTATACAACCTACCAGGCAAAAGACCACCCCTTCGTTCTCCAGATACCCGAATCCCGCTACTTAAAGTGTATATTTGCTAAGAGCTTTCCCTGGGAAATTTAA
- a CDS encoding geranylgeranyl reductase family protein, whose amino-acid sequence MDFDVIVSGLGPAGCTFLRELRRRNPDLKVLALDRAEFPRHKPCAGGLTPKAYRLLKELFPELDTVVERRVNRFKLFFKNREVELPSPNPLVYLTKRKRLDHLLFKLATENTEVKLGETVLGAEKYKNGWKVKTDKRTYTTKLLIGADGVNSRLSRQFKVKREIGFTYEVEVEAELNHITIDFTGFKWGYYWAFPKEGSVTTGAGEFKRGNFKKLRELTTLLNRKHGLTGRNLWEGGFPIPAGRPECDVQRGPLLFLGDAAGLVDPLTGEGIYYAARSGQIAAAAVSNFFSKGPKALEEYRVRINREFGGEFRWARVVGWLFFKFPSLNLKVVKNSPQLIKITAELLTGELPYRAAFLKFIKLAPKALLKG is encoded by the coding sequence TTGGACTTCGACGTCATAGTCTCGGGCCTTGGGCCCGCCGGCTGCACGTTTCTGAGAGAGCTCCGCAGGAGAAATCCCGACCTGAAAGTCCTTGCCCTCGATAGGGCCGAGTTTCCCAGACACAAGCCGTGTGCCGGAGGGCTCACTCCAAAGGCCTACAGACTCTTAAAGGAACTGTTCCCCGAGCTCGACACCGTAGTCGAAAGAAGGGTAAACAGATTCAAGCTCTTTTTCAAAAACAGAGAAGTGGAGCTTCCCTCCCCCAACCCACTCGTCTACCTCACAAAACGCAAACGGCTCGACCATCTACTTTTCAAACTGGCAACGGAGAACACAGAAGTAAAACTCGGAGAAACGGTTCTCGGCGCAGAAAAGTACAAAAACGGCTGGAAAGTCAAAACCGACAAAAGAACGTACACAACAAAACTTCTCATAGGGGCAGACGGCGTTAACAGCCGCTTGTCGAGGCAGTTTAAGGTTAAACGGGAAATCGGGTTCACCTACGAAGTAGAAGTTGAAGCAGAGCTCAACCACATAACCATAGACTTTACAGGCTTCAAATGGGGCTACTACTGGGCCTTCCCGAAAGAGGGCAGCGTAACCACCGGAGCGGGCGAGTTCAAAAGGGGCAACTTTAAAAAGCTGAGAGAGCTCACAACCCTGCTAAACAGAAAACACGGCCTAACGGGCAGGAACCTCTGGGAGGGCGGATTTCCCATACCGGCAGGAAGGCCCGAATGCGACGTTCAAAGGGGTCCACTGCTCTTCCTGGGAGACGCTGCAGGCCTTGTGGACCCCTTAACGGGAGAGGGAATATACTACGCAGCCCGCAGCGGTCAAATCGCGGCAGCTGCGGTTTCAAACTTCTTCAGCAAAGGGCCGAAAGCGCTCGAAGAGTACCGAGTGAGAATAAACCGTGAGTTCGGCGGCGAGTTCCGCTGGGCAAGGGTAGTGGGATGGCTCTTTTTCAAGTTCCCCTCCCTCAACCTGAAAGTGGTTAAAAACTCCCCCCAACTCATCAAGATAACCGCAGAGCTCCTCACGGGGGAACTGCCCTACAGAGCGGCATTCCTTAAATTTATTAAATTGGCTCCAAAAGCGCTCTTAAAGGGGTAA
- the carA gene encoding glutamine-hydrolyzing carbamoyl-phosphate synthase small subunit codes for MLKRKKAILALEDGTYYEGLSFGAEGETSGEVVFTTSMTGYQEIITDPSFKGQIVVMTCPLIGNVGANSEDVESDGPKAEGFVVKEISEIYSNWRAEKSFEDYLKEYGVVGICEIDTRELTKKLRSAGTMRGVISTVDLDPDSLITKARSIPPMEGLNLVDLVTTKEPYEWKWGTWKLGEGYPERKDFKYSVVVLDFGIRYNILRNLVDVGIKPIVVPAQTPPEEILKMNPDGIFLSCGPGDPAAVTYAIETIRYLIATYNKPIFGICLGHQLTALALGASTYKLKFGHRGANQPVKNLKTGRVEITAQNHGFAVDESTLPDELQVTHYSLNDGTVEGLKHKTKPLFTVQYHPESSPGPHDSRYLFREFEKLIADYRGK; via the coding sequence ATGCTCAAGAGGAAAAAGGCGATTCTCGCCCTCGAAGACGGCACCTACTACGAGGGGCTCAGCTTCGGTGCCGAAGGAGAAACCTCCGGAGAGGTTGTCTTTACAACCTCCATGACCGGCTACCAGGAGATAATAACCGACCCCTCGTTTAAAGGCCAGATAGTTGTAATGACCTGTCCGCTCATAGGAAACGTAGGCGCAAACAGCGAAGACGTTGAGTCCGATGGCCCGAAAGCCGAAGGCTTTGTAGTTAAAGAGATATCCGAAATCTACTCCAACTGGCGGGCCGAAAAGTCCTTCGAAGACTACCTGAAAGAGTACGGCGTTGTGGGCATATGCGAAATAGATACCAGGGAGCTTACAAAGAAGCTCCGCTCGGCAGGAACCATGAGAGGGGTCATCTCCACAGTAGACCTCGACCCCGACAGTCTCATCACAAAGGCCCGCTCAATCCCGCCCATGGAAGGGCTAAACTTGGTAGACCTGGTAACAACCAAAGAACCCTACGAGTGGAAATGGGGAACCTGGAAACTGGGGGAAGGCTACCCTGAAAGGAAAGACTTCAAGTACTCGGTTGTAGTCCTCGACTTCGGAATAAGGTACAACATACTGAGGAACCTCGTAGACGTAGGGATAAAGCCGATAGTTGTCCCCGCCCAAACCCCGCCGGAAGAGATACTGAAAATGAACCCCGACGGTATATTCCTCTCCTGCGGCCCGGGAGACCCTGCGGCAGTCACCTACGCCATAGAGACAATCAGATACCTAATAGCGACCTACAACAAACCCATATTCGGCATCTGCCTGGGCCACCAACTGACCGCCCTCGCCCTGGGAGCCTCAACCTACAAACTGAAGTTCGGCCATAGGGGTGCAAACCAGCCGGTGAAGAACCTAAAAACCGGCAGAGTGGAGATAACGGCCCAGAACCACGGCTTTGCCGTAGACGAATCCACACTGCCAGACGAACTGCAGGTAACCCACTACTCCCTCAACGACGGAACCGTAGAGGGGCTTAAACACAAAACAAAACCCCTCTTTACAGTTCAGTACCACCCGGAGAGCTCTCCCGGTCCCCACGACTCCAGGTACCTGTTCAGAGAATTTGAAAAACTAATTGCCGACTATAGGGGGAAGTAG
- a CDS encoding metal ABC transporter substrate-binding protein, with amino-acid sequence MKRLLFLLLVFPLLLVSCFKGEKGKPLVTTTLPVWKSVAYYIGGTDFRYYSILKGGESPHGYEPKPSDYKKLKEASLVIIHGLGLDDWALKGIDRKKVLDLGALFAKKYPQIKRPDYHLWMNPVIMEDVYFEVAHRLTAFYPKRETYYTKRAEDYASMIEQLIGKMEGCFKESGAKAVVVYHPVWKPFFDTFGIKVIEIARSPEEQVTPERIREVVEEAKSLGAKLVVSESFSDRKVPELVAKEIGGRLLVLNPLPSDNYVSALAEWGEKICKGFKETR; translated from the coding sequence ATGAAGCGCCTTCTCTTCTTGCTGCTGGTTTTCCCGCTTCTGCTCGTTTCCTGTTTTAAGGGGGAGAAGGGTAAGCCCTTGGTTACCACTACACTGCCGGTGTGGAAGAGTGTTGCCTACTACATCGGTGGAACCGATTTCCGCTACTACTCTATTTTGAAGGGAGGGGAGTCTCCCCACGGTTATGAGCCAAAACCTTCCGACTATAAGAAGCTTAAGGAGGCCTCTTTGGTTATTATTCACGGCCTCGGCCTTGATGACTGGGCCCTTAAGGGGATAGACAGGAAGAAGGTTCTTGACCTGGGAGCTCTGTTTGCCAAGAAGTACCCGCAGATAAAGCGGCCCGACTACCACCTGTGGATGAACCCGGTTATTATGGAGGACGTTTATTTTGAGGTTGCCCACAGGCTTACCGCCTTTTATCCAAAAAGGGAGACTTACTATACAAAGCGGGCCGAGGATTACGCCTCTATGATTGAGCAGCTGATAGGTAAGATGGAGGGGTGTTTTAAGGAGAGCGGTGCCAAGGCGGTTGTTGTTTACCACCCCGTTTGGAAGCCCTTTTTTGATACTTTCGGCATTAAGGTTATAGAGATTGCGAGGAGCCCGGAGGAGCAGGTAACTCCCGAGAGGATAAGGGAGGTTGTTGAGGAGGCCAAGAGCCTGGGGGCAAAGCTTGTTGTTTCTGAGAGCTTCTCCGACCGTAAGGTTCCCGAACTTGTTGCCAAGGAGATAGGGGGCAGGCTTTTGGTTTTGAATCCGCTGCCTTCCGATAACTACGTTTCCGCCCTTGCCGAGTGGGGAGAGAAAATCTGTAAGGGGTTTAAGGAGACGAGATGA
- a CDS encoding anthranilate synthase component II — protein MILMIDNYDSFTYNVVQYFGKLGADVRVVRNDKITVPEIEELHPQALVISPGPCTPREAGVSVEAIRHFAGKLPIFGICLGHQSIGFAFGAKIVRAKKLMHGKASNIVHDGRYLFNGMKNPFSAIRYHSLVIDRETLPSDFEITAESEDDREIMGIRHRKYPIYGVQFHPESVLTEDGIKIIENFLKLI, from the coding sequence ATGATTTTGATGATAGATAACTACGACTCTTTCACCTACAACGTTGTCCAGTACTTCGGTAAGCTCGGGGCCGATGTGAGGGTTGTGAGGAATGATAAGATTACGGTTCCCGAGATTGAGGAGCTTCACCCCCAAGCCCTCGTAATCTCCCCCGGCCCCTGCACCCCCCGTGAGGCCGGGGTTTCCGTTGAGGCGATAAGGCACTTTGCCGGGAAGCTCCCCATTTTCGGAATATGTTTGGGGCACCAGTCTATAGGCTTTGCGTTCGGCGCAAAAATTGTCCGGGCCAAGAAGCTTATGCACGGAAAAGCTTCAAACATCGTTCACGACGGCCGCTACCTGTTTAACGGAATGAAGAACCCCTTCTCGGCCATTCGCTACCATTCTTTGGTTATCGATAGGGAAACCCTCCCTTCCGACTTTGAGATAACTGCCGAGAGCGAAGACGACCGGGAGATAATGGGGATTCGCCACAGGAAGTACCCCATATACGGCGTTCAGTTCCACCCCGAGTCGGTTCTTACGGAAGACGGTATAAAAATCATCGAGAACTTCCTGAAGCTGATATGA
- the lpxB gene encoding lipid-A-disaccharide synthase, which produces MSSLLIVSGELSGFNYVRELVPYLKGSVELYGALLAPVDGVELVLDTSRLTAFGLFEVISKLPEVFRARRRLVSFLREKRPDAVLLVDFPGFNLWLAREAKRLGIRVFYFIPPKLWAWGERRVKVLKECVEKVFVIFPFEEEFYLRRGVNALFIGNPLVDMVRPKLSREEFASRFGLEVPFYALLPGSRPSEMKYLLRPLLQTARELKLKFALPVAESLNFSAVEREVLDSGADVTLVPPEFRYDLLYFAEAGIVASGTASLEAAIAGLPHLVVYRLNRLTYAVAKRVVKLPYVSLPNIVAGREVVPELLQDRVRPECLVPAFKELLGKRDSLRKELQTDVKQKLSGGAIERLALELKELLEVR; this is translated from the coding sequence ATGAGCTCACTCCTTATAGTCTCCGGGGAGCTTTCCGGGTTTAACTACGTTAGGGAGCTTGTCCCCTACCTTAAGGGGAGCGTTGAGCTCTACGGCGCCCTCCTTGCTCCCGTTGACGGTGTGGAGCTTGTCCTTGACACTTCCCGCCTTACGGCCTTCGGCCTCTTTGAGGTGATTTCAAAGCTCCCGGAGGTTTTTCGGGCAAGGCGCAGGCTCGTTTCCTTCCTTCGGGAGAAAAGGCCCGATGCCGTTTTGCTCGTGGACTTTCCCGGTTTTAACCTCTGGCTTGCCAGGGAGGCAAAGAGGCTCGGCATTAGGGTTTTCTACTTCATTCCTCCCAAGCTGTGGGCCTGGGGAGAGAGGAGGGTTAAGGTTCTGAAAGAGTGTGTGGAGAAGGTCTTTGTTATATTCCCCTTCGAGGAGGAGTTCTACCTTCGACGGGGGGTAAACGCCCTGTTTATTGGCAACCCCCTTGTGGATATGGTGAGGCCGAAGCTCTCCCGGGAGGAGTTTGCCTCCCGTTTCGGCCTTGAAGTGCCCTTTTACGCCCTACTTCCCGGAAGCAGGCCTTCGGAGATGAAGTACCTCCTCCGGCCTCTCCTTCAGACCGCCCGAGAGCTTAAGCTAAAGTTCGCCCTGCCGGTTGCCGAGAGCCTTAACTTCTCTGCCGTTGAAAGGGAGGTTCTTGATTCGGGAGCAGACGTTACTCTCGTCCCTCCGGAGTTTCGGTACGACCTGCTCTATTTTGCAGAAGCCGGCATTGTAGCCTCGGGAACGGCGAGCCTTGAGGCGGCCATTGCAGGACTTCCCCACCTTGTTGTTTACAGGCTCAACAGGCTCACCTACGCCGTTGCGAAAAGGGTGGTAAAGCTTCCCTACGTATCGCTTCCCAACATAGTTGCCGGCAGGGAGGTGGTTCCGGAGCTCCTTCAAGATAGGGTTCGACCCGAGTGCCTCGTTCCGGCTTTTAAGGAGCTTCTCGGGAAGAGGGACTCCCTGAGAAAGGAGCTTCAAACCGACGTTAAGCAGAAGCTCTCGGGCGGGGCGATTGAGCGCTTAGCCCTTGAACTTAAAGAGCTGTTGGAGGTGAGGTGA
- a CDS encoding THUMP domain-containing class I SAM-dependent RNA methyltransferase: protein MKLFAVSQPGIEQVTADELQTLGLNGTILPGGVEFEGGLRELYRANLWLRSASRVLVRLCTFRAKHFAELVRKASKCPWSHYITPELPIKVRATSRRSKLYHTKAIEERVLRAIKEVVGFEPKTTDYEDEGTSVIVRFENDICTISVNSSGALLHRRGYRVAETEAPLRENLAAAMVLLSGWRGEVPLVDPFCGSGTIPIEAALIAANIPPGFKREFAFMKWPNFDSSLWEEVKSEALSGVRPVNVPVLGFDIDPDAVSAAEKNARAAGVERFVTFKNLSFPELNFSEAFIVTNPPYGVRLTFVRASQVYRRLGEWVETNFKRYKLLFLAPGRRLARETGLPVEQVTHFSNGGITVGLWVAEKG, encoded by the coding sequence GTGAAGCTCTTTGCAGTATCTCAGCCGGGAATAGAGCAGGTGACCGCCGATGAGCTTCAAACCCTCGGCCTTAACGGCACCATCCTGCCCGGGGGCGTTGAGTTCGAAGGGGGCCTGAGGGAGCTCTACAGAGCGAACCTCTGGCTCAGGAGCGCAAGCAGGGTTCTCGTTAGGCTCTGCACTTTCAGGGCAAAACACTTTGCCGAGCTTGTGAGAAAGGCCTCCAAATGCCCCTGGAGCCACTACATCACCCCCGAGCTTCCCATAAAAGTGAGGGCAACGTCGCGCCGCTCCAAGCTTTACCACACCAAGGCAATAGAGGAGAGAGTCCTGCGTGCCATTAAAGAGGTAGTCGGCTTTGAGCCCAAAACCACCGACTACGAAGACGAGGGAACCAGCGTAATAGTTCGGTTCGAGAACGATATCTGCACGATTAGCGTAAACAGCTCCGGAGCTCTCCTCCATAGAAGGGGCTACAGGGTTGCCGAAACCGAAGCTCCCCTCAGGGAGAACCTGGCGGCCGCAATGGTTCTGCTTTCCGGCTGGAGGGGAGAAGTTCCCCTTGTAGACCCCTTTTGCGGCTCCGGAACCATACCGATAGAGGCGGCCCTCATTGCTGCAAATATTCCGCCCGGCTTCAAGAGGGAGTTTGCCTTTATGAAGTGGCCCAACTTCGATAGTTCCCTCTGGGAGGAGGTTAAGTCCGAGGCCCTATCCGGTGTACGCCCAGTCAACGTTCCCGTTCTCGGGTTCGACATAGACCCCGATGCAGTTTCGGCTGCCGAGAAAAACGCCCGTGCCGCGGGGGTTGAGAGGTTTGTCACCTTTAAGAACCTCTCCTTCCCCGAGCTCAACTTCAGCGAAGCCTTCATAGTTACGAACCCTCCTTATGGCGTAAGGCTTACCTTCGTTCGGGCCTCTCAAGTTTACAGGCGGCTTGGGGAGTGGGTAGAGACGAACTTCAAACGATACAAACTCCTGTTCCTTGCTCCCGGCAGGAGGCTGGCCCGTGAAACGGGGTTGCCGGTAGAGCAGGTTACCCATTTCTCAAACGGCGGCATAACCGTTGGCCTTTGGGTTGCTGAGAAGGGTTAA
- the prfB gene encoding peptide chain release factor 2 (programmed frameshift) yields MIERVQELKEQVSKLKEKYAEIRGYFDLDKMKRRLSEIEEEMASPDFWNDPKKAQSLSVERNHLEQELEAFKSVEQKIEDSEVLIEMAEEEQDGSLLDEAEQMLSDLDKTLDRLEVKKVLSGEFDKNNAIVTIHAGAGGTESCDWAQMLMRMYIRWAERKGFEVEILDLQENEEAGIKSATLLIKGPYAYGFLRAEHGTHRLVRISPFDANARRHTSFCGVIVVPEIDEDIEVEIKEEDLRIDTYRASGAGGQHVNKTDSAVRITHIPTGIVVTCQSERSQIQNRQRAMKILKARLYELERQKREEKIAQARGEHKSIAWGNQIRSYIFQPYRLVKDHRTGVETSNIDAVMDGDIDLFIEAYLKQKAREGASG; encoded by the exons ATGATAGAGCGGGTTCAGGAGCTTAAAGAGCAGGTTTCGAAGCTCAAGGAGAAGTATGCCGAAATAAGGGGGTAT TTTGACCTCGATAAGATGAAGAGGCGTCTCTCCGAGATAGAGGAGGAGATGGCCTCCCCGGATTTCTGGAACGACCCCAAGAAGGCTCAGAGCCTCTCCGTTGAGAGGAACCACCTTGAACAGGAACTCGAGGCCTTTAAGTCGGTTGAACAGAAAATAGAAGACAGCGAAGTTCTCATAGAGATGGCCGAGGAAGAGCAGGACGGCTCTCTCCTTGACGAAGCCGAGCAGATGCTCTCCGACCTCGATAAAACCCTCGACCGTCTCGAGGTTAAAAAGGTCCTCTCGGGAGAGTTCGACAAAAACAATGCCATAGTTACGATTCACGCAGGAGCCGGCGGAACCGAGAGCTGCGACTGGGCCCAGATGCTGATGAGAATGTACATTCGCTGGGCCGAGAGAAAGGGCTTCGAAGTTGAGATACTCGACCTTCAGGAGAACGAAGAGGCCGGAATAAAGAGCGCAACCCTGCTCATTAAAGGCCCTTACGCCTATGGCTTCCTTAGGGCCGAGCACGGTACCCACCGGCTCGTGAGAATCTCACCCTTTGACGCTAACGCCCGCCGCCACACCTCCTTCTGCGGCGTTATAGTTGTTCCGGAAATCGACGAAGACATAGAGGTTGAGATAAAAGAGGAGGACCTGAGGATAGACACCTACAGGGCCTCCGGTGCCGGTGGTCAGCACGTTAATAAAACAGATTCCGCCGTTCGGATAACCCACATCCCTACGGGTATAGTTGTAACGTGTCAGAGCGAGCGCTCCCAGATTCAGAACCGTCAGCGGGCAATGAAGATACTGAAGGCCCGCCTCTACGAGCTTGAGCGTCAGAAGAGGGAGGAGAAGATTGCCCAGGCCAGGGGCGAGCATAAGAGTATAGCCTGGGGTAACCAGATACGCTCTTACATCTTCCAGCCCTACAGGCTCGTTAAAGACCACAGGACGGGAGTAGAAACCTCCAACATAGACGCCGTTATGGACGGCGACATAGACCTCTTCATAGAGGCTTACCTGAAACAGAAGGCGAGGGAGGGGGCAAGTGGTTAG
- the crn3 gene encoding CRISPR-associated ring nuclease Crn3/Csx3: MVRFEVKELSEIDATLVEFEIVDGVLSVEEGFSIELPEVPFDKGVILSGRGPIWFYGRLLHAYHPSRWVAVFDPRLGAVVVASHWRGVSEGTVIPREKLR; this comes from the coding sequence GTGGTTAGGTTTGAGGTGAAAGAACTTTCAGAAATTGATGCTACCTTGGTTGAGTTTGAGATAGTCGACGGTGTTTTATCTGTTGAAGAAGGTTTTTCGATAGAGTTACCTGAAGTCCCTTTTGATAAGGGTGTTATTCTCAGTGGGAGAGGGCCTATTTGGTTTTACGGAAGACTCCTTCATGCTTACCACCCCTCCCGCTGGGTGGCCGTTTTTGACCCCCGTTTGGGGGCGGTTGTTGTTGCTTCCCACTGGAGGGGGGTAAGTGAAGGCACAGTTATTCCTCGGGAGAAGCTCCGGTGA
- a CDS encoding tRNA dihydrouridine synthase, with product MSLKIDREVILAPMAGYTHSAFRLLCRELGADRTYSELMNATGIARRGEEKELSFFTDSERPIHLQVYGQNPEEIAQGAYVLASKYRPEAIDINFGCSVKKVLKAKAAGYLLQYPEEMGRIVEETVKALKPLGIPVTVKIRLGFYEDTLEEIAENLLKAGVSAIALHPRLAVQGFSGSADWSRVKALKEIAGSVPVIGSGDVRSWRQIDEKFEQTGCNGVMVGRAAVSNPWIFKEYKERRDIEVSLAERVDFILRELELMWGYFPKEKACKAIKAQISQLFKGVRGKAKLNDAIMRSKSCEELVSNLLRIKEEFSG from the coding sequence GTGAGCTTAAAAATAGACCGAGAGGTGATACTGGCCCCTATGGCCGGCTACACCCACTCGGCCTTCAGGCTTTTATGTAGGGAGTTGGGGGCAGATAGAACCTACTCCGAGCTTATGAACGCAACGGGGATAGCCCGCAGGGGAGAGGAGAAGGAGCTCTCCTTCTTTACCGACTCGGAACGCCCGATTCACCTTCAGGTTTACGGCCAAAACCCTGAGGAGATTGCCCAGGGAGCCTACGTACTTGCCTCTAAGTACAGGCCGGAGGCGATAGACATAAACTTCGGCTGCTCGGTTAAGAAGGTGCTCAAGGCGAAGGCTGCGGGCTACCTCCTCCAGTACCCGGAGGAGATGGGAAGAATAGTAGAAGAAACTGTTAAAGCCTTGAAGCCTTTAGGAATTCCGGTTACGGTAAAGATAAGGCTCGGGTTTTACGAGGATACCCTCGAGGAGATAGCCGAAAACCTGCTGAAGGCGGGAGTTTCCGCCATAGCTCTCCATCCCCGACTTGCCGTTCAGGGTTTTAGCGGCAGTGCTGACTGGAGCAGGGTAAAGGCACTAAAGGAGATTGCGGGCTCCGTTCCGGTTATAGGGAGTGGCGATGTGAGGAGCTGGCGCCAAATAGACGAGAAGTTCGAGCAGACGGGCTGTAACGGCGTTATGGTGGGCAGGGCCGCCGTTTCAAACCCCTGGATATTCAAAGAGTATAAAGAGCGCAGAGATATTGAGGTTTCGCTGGCCGAGCGGGTAGATTTTATTCTACGCGAGCTTGAGCTGATGTGGGGTTACTTCCCGAAGGAAAAGGCGTGCAAAGCGATAAAGGCCCAGATAAGTCAGCTCTTTAAAGGGGTGCGCGGTAAGGCGAAGCTCAACGACGCCATTATGAGAAGTAAGAGCTGTGAAGAGCTCGTTTCTAACTTACTGAGGATTAAGGAGGAGTTCTCCGGTTGA
- the rpsO gene encoding 30S ribosomal protein S15, translating into MAVDKDVIQEIVKKYGFHEKDTGSPEVQIAILTERIKNLTEHFKEHKHDNYNKRALQRLVGRRKKLLKYLKEKDFNRYQNIVLKLGLRK; encoded by the coding sequence ATGGCTGTTGACAAGGACGTTATCCAGGAGATTGTTAAGAAGTACGGCTTCCACGAGAAAGATACCGGTTCTCCTGAAGTTCAGATTGCCATTCTCACCGAGAGGATTAAGAACCTGACCGAACACTTTAAAGAGCACAAGCACGACAACTACAACAAGAGGGCCCTTCAGAGGCTCGTAGGTAGGCGTAAGAAACTCCTTAAGTACCTGAAGGAGAAGGACTTTAACAGGTACCAGAACATCGTTCTGAAGCTTGGTCTCAGGAAGTAA